Proteins encoded by one window of Paenibacillus sp. DCT19:
- a CDS encoding DUF3397 domain-containing protein: protein MSFFITLSILPFFPFIIVYWVMYAWKKDKRVAVRKAMDVTTLFLIFSVSALFNLTFETNFGFYLTLIFILIALGLVGGAQNRLKGKVDGGRMFRAVWRMAFVMMSFGYILFTIFGLFRYFVKVM from the coding sequence ATGAGCTTTTTTATCACGTTGAGTATACTGCCCTTCTTTCCTTTCATTATTGTCTATTGGGTTATGTATGCTTGGAAAAAGGATAAACGGGTTGCGGTTCGAAAAGCGATGGATGTTACAACGTTATTTCTAATTTTCTCTGTATCTGCGTTATTCAACTTAACATTTGAAACGAATTTTGGTTTTTATTTGACGCTTATTTTCATACTAATAGCACTTGGATTGGTAGGAGGGGCGCAAAATCGACTAAAAGGTAAAGTGGATGGGGGACGAATGTTCCGGGCAGTTTGGCGTATGGCATTTGTAATGATGAGTTTTGGTTACATTTTGTTTACTATATTTGGACTTTTTAGATATTTTGTGAAAGTGATGTAA
- a CDS encoding ABC transporter permease codes for MVKYVLKKLLFMLLSLFILASATFFLMKAIPGDPFTSEKKVTPEIRALLEVKYGLDKPMFVQYLKYMGGIIQGDFGVSMKYLNQEVTDMITQTFTASLKLGVFAIIISVIVGVLLGLIAAVYHRKLIDDVTMVLAVIGIAVPSFLLASLLQYIFASKLGWFNVMGFDGPLDYVLPVAALSASPIAFIARLTRSSMLEVLHADYIKTAKAKGLKWPAIMFRHVVRNGILPVVTYVGPMTANIITGSVVIEQIFNIGGIGKVFVESITNRDYTMIMGITIFYGILLMLARFFTDIAYVLIDPRIKLESRKGA; via the coding sequence TTGGTTAAGTACGTGCTGAAAAAACTGCTATTTATGCTGCTATCGCTTTTCATACTCGCATCAGCAACCTTCTTCCTAATGAAGGCCATTCCGGGTGACCCTTTTACATCCGAGAAAAAAGTAACGCCTGAAATTCGGGCACTACTAGAAGTGAAGTATGGATTAGACAAGCCTATGTTTGTTCAATATCTGAAGTACATGGGTGGAATTATTCAAGGGGATTTCGGGGTTTCTATGAAATACCTGAACCAAGAAGTAACCGACATGATTACTCAAACGTTTACAGCGTCACTTAAACTGGGTGTCTTCGCAATTATTATCTCCGTTATAGTGGGTGTACTGCTTGGTCTGATCGCAGCAGTGTATCACCGTAAACTCATTGATGATGTCACGATGGTGCTTGCTGTTATCGGGATCGCGGTACCAAGCTTCTTGTTAGCGTCCCTATTGCAATACATTTTTGCATCCAAACTCGGATGGTTTAACGTAATGGGCTTCGACGGACCACTCGACTATGTGCTCCCGGTTGCAGCTCTATCTGCATCTCCGATCGCCTTTATCGCTCGTTTGACGCGTTCAAGCATGCTGGAAGTGCTTCATGCTGACTACATCAAAACAGCGAAAGCTAAAGGTCTGAAATGGCCTGCAATTATGTTCAGACACGTTGTACGTAATGGTATTCTTCCTGTTGTGACTTATGTTGGTCCAATGACAGCAAATATTATTACAGGTTCCGTAGTTATTGAACAAATCTTTAACATTGGTGGTATTGGTAAAGTATTCGTAGAAAGTATCACAAACCGTGATTACACAATGATCATGGGGATTACGATCTTCTACGGTATTCTCCTGATGTTGGCACGTTTCTTCACAGATATTGCTTACGTGCTAATTGATCCTAGAATTAAGCTGGAAAGCCGGAAGGGGGCATAA
- a CDS encoding RsfA family transcriptional regulator, whose amino-acid sequence MTAVRQDAWSTEDDLILAEVTLRHIRDGSTQLAAFEEVGDKIGRTSAACGFRWNSFVRKKYESAISNAKAQRQKRSYLRKQPALLGPQVAALSTLETEETLYKSDGISEETLSIDAVIRFLRQWRGTVQENGRQLKMLEKELREKEDELHELRCENDRLSKQVNEVQTDYRVVNDDYKALIQIMDRARRLAFLSEEEEELKTRFKMDANGNLERIE is encoded by the coding sequence ATGACTGCAGTGAGACAGGATGCTTGGAGTACAGAGGACGATTTGATTTTGGCTGAGGTTACGTTACGTCATATTCGAGATGGAAGCACGCAGCTCGCTGCATTTGAGGAAGTAGGCGATAAAATTGGCAGAACCTCTGCCGCTTGCGGATTTCGCTGGAACAGTTTTGTGCGGAAAAAGTATGAATCTGCCATCAGTAATGCTAAAGCGCAACGCCAGAAACGTAGTTATCTTAGAAAACAGCCTGCATTGCTTGGGCCACAAGTTGCCGCTCTCTCTACACTAGAAACGGAAGAAACCTTGTATAAATCAGATGGAATTTCGGAAGAGACTCTATCCATCGATGCGGTGATCCGTTTCTTACGTCAGTGGAGAGGCACTGTGCAGGAAAATGGACGTCAGCTTAAAATGCTGGAAAAAGAATTGCGAGAAAAGGAAGACGAACTTCATGAGCTTCGCTGTGAGAATGACCGTTTATCGAAGCAGGTTAATGAAGTTCAAACCGATTACCGTGTGGTGAACGACGATTACAAGGCACTGATTCAGATTATGGATCGTGCAAGAAGACTTGCATTTTTGTCAGAAGAAGAAGAGGAGCTCAAAACACGCTTTAAAATGGATGCTAACGGAAATTTGGAGCGAATTGAGTAG
- a CDS encoding DUF2626 domain-containing protein, which translates to MARMFRVLGFFTLTIGLMAFAGDLVEMALLFFLQTAFFVILGYLKFTERTYILLFWGYMIVTFTGFSYWTVFQMDLPL; encoded by the coding sequence GTGGCACGCATGTTTCGAGTACTCGGGTTCTTCACACTCACGATTGGCCTGATGGCTTTTGCAGGAGATTTGGTCGAGATGGCCTTGCTTTTTTTCTTGCAGACTGCGTTTTTCGTCATTTTGGGATACCTGAAATTCACCGAAAGAACGTACATATTGCTCTTCTGGGGTTATATGATCGTTACCTTTACGGGGTTCAGTTACTGGACCGTATTCCAAATGGATTTGCCGCTCTAA
- a CDS encoding ABC transporter permease codes for MNSQAAVKSEESISLFKDAMYRLAANKAAMISLGILILVVIFSIIGPTSLFTQYNYYSNDLMNSNSAPSAEHWFGTDELGRDVWVRTWVGARVSLTVGLAAALIDLIIGVIYGAIMGFYGGRVDGIMNKFSEILYSLPYMLVVILLLVVLEPSLTTIIIALTITGWISMSWIVRGEIMQLKNRDFILAARSMGASTTRQLFRHLLPNAIGPILVTLTLSIPNAIFAEAFLSFLGLGVSAPRSSLGSMINDALTGWTLFPWRMWFPAGLMVITMLAFNLLGDGLRDALDPKLRK; via the coding sequence CTGAACAGTCAGGCAGCGGTTAAATCGGAAGAAAGCATATCTCTTTTTAAAGATGCTATGTATAGACTTGCAGCCAATAAAGCCGCAATGATTAGTCTAGGTATCTTAATCCTTGTCGTGATTTTCTCTATAATCGGTCCAACTTCGTTGTTTACTCAGTATAACTATTATTCCAATGATCTAATGAATTCCAACTCAGCACCAAGTGCGGAGCACTGGTTCGGAACGGACGAGCTCGGTCGTGATGTATGGGTAAGAACATGGGTCGGTGCACGTGTATCCCTTACTGTAGGTTTGGCAGCAGCGTTGATTGACCTTATTATCGGTGTTATTTATGGGGCAATCATGGGCTTCTACGGTGGACGTGTAGATGGAATTATGAACAAGTTCTCCGAAATTCTTTACTCTTTGCCGTACATGCTCGTTGTAATCTTGTTGTTGGTTGTATTGGAACCAAGTTTGACTACCATTATCATTGCACTCACCATTACGGGCTGGATCAGTATGTCATGGATTGTCCGTGGAGAGATTATGCAACTCAAAAACAGAGACTTTATTCTCGCGGCACGTTCGATGGGTGCAAGCACAACTCGTCAGTTGTTCCGTCATTTGCTGCCTAACGCTATCGGTCCAATTCTCGTAACATTGACATTGTCTATTCCAAATGCGATCTTTGCCGAAGCTTTCTTGAGCTTCCTCGGACTAGGTGTATCTGCACCAAGATCTTCACTAGGTTCAATGATCAATGATGCATTGACAGGTTGGACGCTGTTCCCTTGGCGTATGTGGTTCCCAGCAGGTTTGATGGTTATCACAATGTTAGCATTTAACTTGCTCGGTGACGGTCTGCGTGATGCACTCGATCCGAAATTACGTAAATAG
- the rsmH gene encoding 16S rRNA (cytosine(1402)-N(4))-methyltransferase RsmH → MFHHITVLKEEATEGLNIKQDGIYVDCTLGGGGHSSVIASKLGPGGRLIALDQDDWALDNAREKLAAYGDRVTLVKTNFRDLEQVLKELDIPQKDGVPQVDGILYDLGVSSPQFDEGERGFSYNHDAPLDMRMDQDAFLTAKEIVNEWPEDEIAQILYRYGEEKFSRRIARVIVDKRSQSPIETTGELVELIKEGIPAAARRTGGHPAKRSFQALRIAVNDELGAFEEGLHQAVRCLAPGGRVSVITFHSLEDRICKQIFSSYLEKCTCPPDFPLCVCGGKGTLRLVNRKPMIPTESELAENSRARSAKLRVAEKL, encoded by the coding sequence TTGTTTCACCACATAACCGTACTCAAAGAAGAGGCAACAGAGGGATTAAACATCAAGCAGGACGGTATATACGTGGACTGCACTTTAGGCGGTGGCGGACATAGTTCCGTAATTGCTTCCAAGCTTGGTCCAGGGGGACGTCTGATCGCACTGGATCAGGATGATTGGGCTTTGGATAATGCACGTGAGAAGTTAGCTGCCTATGGAGACCGTGTAACATTGGTCAAGACCAATTTCCGTGATTTGGAACAAGTTCTGAAAGAACTGGACATTCCACAGAAGGATGGTGTGCCACAAGTTGATGGTATTTTATACGATTTAGGCGTATCCTCACCGCAATTTGATGAAGGAGAACGTGGGTTTAGTTATAATCACGATGCTCCGCTCGATATGCGAATGGATCAGGATGCATTTTTGACTGCCAAAGAAATCGTAAACGAGTGGCCAGAGGATGAAATTGCTCAGATCCTTTATCGTTATGGTGAAGAGAAGTTCTCAAGAAGAATTGCACGTGTCATTGTAGATAAGCGAAGTCAGTCGCCTATTGAAACTACAGGTGAGCTTGTCGAGTTAATCAAGGAAGGGATCCCTGCGGCAGCTCGTCGTACCGGTGGACACCCTGCTAAGAGAAGTTTTCAGGCTCTACGAATTGCAGTTAATGATGAGTTAGGGGCATTTGAGGAAGGCTTGCATCAGGCCGTTCGATGCCTGGCACCAGGTGGACGTGTATCTGTCATAACGTTTCACTCCCTTGAAGATCGGATATGCAAACAGATTTTTAGCAGTTATCTGGAGAAGTGTACATGCCCTCCCGATTTCCCTTTATGCGTGTGTGGCGGTAAGGGAACGTTGCGTTTAGTCAACAGGAAGCCGATGATTCCGACGGAATCAGAACTAGCTGAAAATTCCCGTGCTCGCTCAGCCAAACTGCGCGTAGCAGAGAAATTGTAA
- the bshC gene encoding bacillithiol biosynthesis cysteine-adding enzyme BshC: MKGITEALRSGSRLAEDYICSRDAARGLYEYDIHWESELGRRAEWLDQSEDTRINRQDLVEYLRIYNKRLNPDDAVQRSLDRLAEEHALVVTGGQQSGLLTGPLFVIYKAASVVAAAREAETRLQRPVVPVFWIAGEDHDWDEVNHTYLPDTQGDIVKLKLHGRFEGRDSVSNVKVDTEQWMTSIEQVEHLLPDTVHKPSLMKLLVDIHNSSSNLSDAFARLIAALFGESGLILMDAASPELRRLEQPVFERIIRENDILREAYLHGASLVKEAGYDMPAEVADDGANLFYIHGGARLLLLLKDGLYTDRKGLVSFSEERLLQELTEHPERFSNNVLTRPLMQDSILPVVAVILGQGEISYWGLTRTAFTQFGLQMPILLPRLSFTILEDVHQKHMNQYGLSFQDVQYHLEEKRDQWLAGQETFQVEEQFSQASQAIADIYRPLLDQVMAIHPGLDRICDTNLKKINEQIQYLQKQTNKAISLKHQVGLRHWNGIQNALFPMNKPQERVHNTLYYLNRYGTEWIEELIQDQREFRGQHQVISL; encoded by the coding sequence ATGAAAGGTATTACAGAGGCGCTCCGCAGCGGATCACGGCTTGCAGAAGACTACATCTGTTCACGTGATGCTGCGCGTGGCCTTTATGAGTATGACATTCACTGGGAATCTGAACTAGGTAGACGTGCCGAATGGCTCGACCAATCGGAGGACACACGTATCAACCGTCAGGACTTGGTAGAATATCTACGTATATATAATAAGCGATTAAACCCTGATGATGCTGTGCAACGATCACTCGATCGTTTGGCTGAAGAGCATGCGCTGGTAGTCACAGGGGGTCAGCAGAGTGGTTTGTTGACAGGACCCTTGTTCGTTATTTACAAAGCAGCCAGTGTAGTAGCAGCTGCACGTGAAGCTGAGACTAGATTACAACGCCCGGTTGTACCCGTCTTCTGGATTGCGGGAGAAGATCATGATTGGGATGAGGTTAACCACACCTATTTACCGGATACCCAAGGCGATATCGTGAAGCTGAAGCTCCATGGACGCTTTGAAGGACGTGATTCGGTCAGTAACGTTAAGGTTGACACAGAACAGTGGATGACTTCAATTGAGCAGGTTGAGCATCTGTTACCTGACACGGTACATAAACCGAGTTTAATGAAACTGCTGGTTGATATCCATAACTCAAGTTCCAATCTCAGTGACGCTTTTGCTCGATTGATCGCTGCGTTGTTTGGCGAAAGTGGACTAATCCTTATGGATGCTGCTTCGCCCGAACTTCGCCGATTAGAACAACCCGTTTTTGAACGGATCATTCGTGAAAATGATATCTTGCGTGAGGCTTATCTTCACGGAGCTTCATTAGTCAAAGAAGCAGGCTATGACATGCCAGCAGAAGTGGCAGACGATGGCGCCAACTTGTTTTACATTCATGGAGGGGCACGGCTGCTGTTGCTTTTGAAAGACGGTCTGTACACGGATCGGAAAGGTCTCGTATCCTTTTCAGAAGAACGTTTGTTACAAGAGTTAACGGAACATCCCGAGAGATTCAGTAATAACGTGCTTACCCGTCCGTTAATGCAGGATTCGATTCTGCCTGTTGTCGCCGTTATTTTGGGGCAAGGTGAGATCTCTTATTGGGGTTTGACACGTACTGCATTTACACAGTTTGGTCTCCAGATGCCAATTCTGTTACCACGTTTGTCATTCACCATCCTTGAGGATGTTCATCAGAAGCATATGAATCAGTACGGACTCTCTTTCCAAGATGTACAATACCATCTCGAAGAAAAACGTGATCAATGGCTTGCTGGTCAGGAGACGTTTCAGGTAGAGGAACAATTCAGCCAGGCGAGTCAGGCGATTGCTGATATCTATCGTCCTTTACTTGATCAAGTTATGGCCATTCATCCCGGACTGGATCGAATCTGTGATACGAATTTAAAGAAAATCAACGAACAAATTCAGTATTTGCAAAAGCAGACGAACAAAGCGATATCACTCAAACATCAGGTTGGGCTTAGACATTGGAATGGCATACAAAATGCTCTGTTCCCAATGAATAAACCACAAGAACGCGTACATAATACGCTCTATTATCTGAACCGCTACGGAACTGAGTGGATTGAAGAATTGATTCAAGATCAGCGTGAATTCCGGGGGCAACATCAAGTGATCTCACTGTAA
- a CDS encoding ketopantoate reductase family protein codes for MIIDIIGAGSLGLLYGSKLHAAGYQVRYWTRTSEQASDMKKRGLQITEPSEAEALRISGRDIQAYCIKKLGETWAHSPGDWLLLMVKQTAMDELIRDIGTIEQEPLNIVCFQNGIGHVSKIQKATPTATIYNAITTEGAKRLGNEVIRAGKGQTWIGQSADASPRSVVQIGKNELISLVQTIQQAGFDCTVSNQIDKLIYRKLIINAVINPLTAIWRVPNGQLLQNKERTMVMRQLYDEATRVYKANGITMDVDLWEQLLSVCQATASNTSSMLADVLEGRRTEIDSINGQVVNLAHQCGLTAPLHETLLHLIKGMHPEGVN; via the coding sequence ATGATTATTGACATTATAGGCGCAGGATCACTTGGATTGTTATATGGGAGTAAACTACATGCTGCTGGCTATCAGGTGCGATATTGGACTAGAACTTCTGAGCAAGCGTCCGACATGAAGAAGCGTGGATTGCAAATTACAGAGCCGAGCGAAGCAGAAGCGCTGCGAATAAGCGGAAGGGACATTCAGGCCTATTGCATCAAGAAGTTGGGCGAGACATGGGCACATTCACCTGGGGATTGGTTACTTCTGATGGTGAAGCAGACAGCAATGGATGAACTCATTCGTGACATTGGTACGATAGAGCAGGAACCTCTTAATATTGTATGTTTCCAAAATGGGATCGGGCATGTCTCGAAAATACAAAAAGCTACGCCAACAGCTACTATATATAATGCAATAACTACAGAAGGGGCAAAAAGACTAGGTAACGAGGTAATTCGTGCTGGTAAAGGCCAGACTTGGATTGGTCAAAGCGCAGATGCTTCACCCCGTTCTGTAGTGCAGATAGGGAAGAATGAACTAATAAGTTTGGTGCAGACTATACAACAGGCAGGATTTGACTGTACAGTGTCGAATCAAATCGATAAGCTGATATACAGGAAGTTGATCATCAATGCAGTCATTAATCCACTTACGGCAATCTGGCGAGTACCAAATGGTCAATTACTTCAAAATAAAGAACGCACCATGGTCATGCGCCAGCTCTATGATGAGGCAACAAGGGTATATAAAGCAAACGGAATTACGATGGATGTAGATCTCTGGGAACAACTGTTGTCCGTATGCCAGGCGACGGCTTCGAATACCTCCTCAATGCTTGCAGATGTTCTGGAAGGACGCCGTACTGAGATTGACTCCATTAATGGGCAAGTTGTAAATTTGGCGCACCAATGTGGACTGACTGCTCCGTTGCATGAAACATTGCTGCATTTAATCAAAGGTATGCATCCGGAAGGAGTGAATTGA
- a CDS encoding peptide ABC transporter substrate-binding protein, which produces MKRKSLLVLLTLILAFGTVLAACGSKNEGTGNNTDTGSASESNGLAKDQVLKINLTAEPPTLDPAQAKDSQTNTVLKFLYEGLVRIDADGKEAPGVATKWEISEDGLKYVFNLNPEAKWSNGDAITAEDFVRSWERALKPETASPYAYQLYYIKGAEGYNRSSDETFEGTKVTDFAQVGVKATDEHTLEVTLENPTPYFLGLTAFYTYYPVHQSADTNDKFFTDYKNMIVNGPFTMDTYAKGQKIVVKKNDGYHAASDIKLTQIDMSLTSSSASELQAYKSGQLDYTGAPNGEIPTDQIPSVKAELPDEFKATGIASTYYYQFNVNEAPFNNVKIRKAFAMSINRQPIVDKVTQGGQIPAFGFVPPGIRGENGEFRDEHKDDYFTENVEEAKKLLEEGMKEEGYTTLPAITLIYNTSDNHAKIALAIADMWKNNLGVDVKTENQEWGVFLENRQNQNFQIARAGWSADYNDPYNFLEMWTTGNTNNDSKFSNAQYDKDVKDTVKSAEPAARMAAFADAEKILIQDEMAVMPIYYYTNVSLTKPYLKGVQLDFSGAIDFTRAYLEEK; this is translated from the coding sequence ATGAAAAGGAAAAGTCTATTAGTCCTTTTGACGCTGATCTTGGCGTTCGGTACCGTACTTGCAGCGTGCGGATCGAAAAATGAAGGCACAGGTAACAACACCGATACTGGTTCTGCAAGCGAAAGTAATGGTCTTGCGAAAGATCAAGTGCTGAAAATCAACCTGACAGCTGAACCTCCTACGTTGGACCCGGCTCAAGCAAAAGACAGCCAAACCAACACAGTTTTGAAATTCTTGTATGAAGGTCTTGTACGCATCGATGCTGATGGTAAAGAAGCACCAGGTGTCGCTACAAAATGGGAAATTTCTGAAGATGGTTTGAAATATGTTTTCAACCTGAACCCGGAAGCAAAATGGAGCAACGGTGATGCAATCACTGCTGAAGACTTTGTTCGTTCTTGGGAGCGTGCATTGAAACCAGAAACTGCTTCTCCTTATGCTTACCAATTGTACTACATCAAAGGTGCTGAAGGTTACAACCGTAGCTCTGATGAAACATTCGAAGGTACTAAAGTTACTGACTTCGCACAAGTAGGTGTTAAAGCGACAGACGAGCATACGCTTGAAGTTACTTTGGAAAACCCTACACCTTACTTCTTGGGTCTGACAGCATTCTATACGTACTACCCAGTACACCAGTCTGCTGATACAAATGACAAATTCTTCACAGACTACAAAAACATGATCGTTAACGGACCATTCACTATGGATACGTACGCTAAAGGTCAAAAAATCGTAGTTAAGAAAAATGATGGCTACCATGCAGCATCTGATATCAAATTGACTCAAATCGATATGTCCCTGACAAGCAGCAGTGCTTCTGAACTGCAAGCTTACAAATCCGGACAATTGGATTACACTGGTGCACCTAACGGTGAGATCCCAACTGACCAAATTCCTTCTGTGAAAGCAGAATTGCCAGATGAGTTCAAAGCTACTGGTATCGCAAGTACGTACTACTACCAATTTAACGTAAATGAAGCTCCATTTAACAACGTTAAAATCCGTAAAGCATTTGCAATGTCTATTAACCGTCAACCAATCGTTGACAAAGTAACTCAAGGTGGACAAATTCCAGCATTCGGTTTCGTACCTCCAGGTATCCGCGGTGAAAACGGCGAATTCCGTGATGAGCACAAAGATGACTACTTCACTGAAAATGTAGAAGAAGCTAAAAAATTGCTTGAAGAAGGTATGAAAGAAGAAGGTTACACTACGTTGCCTGCAATCACTTTGATCTACAACACAAGTGACAACCATGCAAAAATCGCTTTGGCTATCGCTGATATGTGGAAAAACAATCTTGGTGTTGACGTGAAAACTGAAAACCAAGAGTGGGGCGTATTCCTTGAGAACCGTCAAAACCAAAACTTCCAAATCGCTCGTGCAGGTTGGTCTGCAGACTATAATGACCCGTACAACTTCTTGGAAATGTGGACTACTGGAAACACAAACAACGATTCCAAGTTCAGCAACGCTCAGTATGACAAAGATGTAAAAGACACTGTAAAATCTGCTGAACCAGCTGCTCGTATGGCTGCTTTCGCTGACGCTGAAAAAATCCTGATTCAAGATGAAATGGCTGTTATGCCAATCTACTACTACACTAACGTATCTTTGACTAAGCCTTACCTGAAAGGCGTACAACTTGATTTCAGTGGAGCAATTGACTTCACTCGTGCATATCTGGAAGAGAAATAA
- a CDS encoding ABC transporter ATP-binding protein: MEPILTVKDLSVSFTTRSGEFDAVKNVSFELGKGETLGIVGESGSGKSVTAQTIMKLIPSPPSKVKSGEITFHGQSLLNKTDKQMEAIRGKDIGMIFQDPMTSLNPTIKIGKQITEVLRKHQNMSKKEAEKRALEMLELVGIKNAAIRMNHYPHQFSGGMRQRAMIAIALACRPSLLIADEPTTALDVTIQAQILDVMKDMQQKLGTSIMLITHDLGVVAGMCDRVVVMKEGEVVETGTTAEIFSNPQHPYTIKLLNALPRLDEPKKEKPAPAGIIKGANKPLVQVKNLKQYFNLGKGNILKAVNDVSFDIFEGETLGVVGESGCGKSTTGRTILRLYEPTGGSVNFNGTDIYKLSPRKMKEMRKDMQMIFQDPYASLNPRFNVMDIIGESLDIHGLASSRAERKKRVEELLDLVGLNPSHALRYPHEFSGGQRQRIGIARALAVDPKFIICDEPLSALDVSIQAQVVKLLEELQQRLGLTYLFIAHDLSMVKHISDRVAVMYMGKVVELAESEELYANPIHPYTKTLLSAIPVPDPEVEANKRRILLPDEQSGPIQNAGSGPVNDPYNLENAQLIEVSKGHWVSEPYV, encoded by the coding sequence ATGGAGCCGATTTTAACAGTCAAAGATTTGAGCGTGTCCTTTACGACACGTTCTGGAGAATTTGATGCCGTTAAAAATGTGAGTTTTGAACTTGGCAAAGGAGAGACGTTGGGGATCGTTGGTGAATCGGGTAGTGGTAAGAGTGTTACCGCCCAAACGATCATGAAGTTGATTCCCTCCCCGCCTTCGAAGGTCAAAAGTGGAGAAATTACTTTTCACGGGCAAAGCCTATTAAATAAGACAGATAAACAAATGGAAGCTATTCGTGGTAAAGATATCGGTATGATCTTCCAAGATCCAATGACTTCATTGAATCCTACAATTAAAATAGGTAAACAGATCACTGAAGTTCTGCGTAAGCACCAGAATATGTCCAAGAAAGAAGCGGAAAAACGCGCTCTGGAAATGTTGGAACTCGTGGGAATCAAAAATGCAGCTATTCGCATGAACCATTACCCGCACCAATTCTCCGGTGGTATGCGTCAACGTGCGATGATCGCGATCGCGCTTGCGTGCCGTCCATCTCTTCTTATCGCGGATGAGCCGACAACAGCACTCGACGTAACGATTCAGGCGCAAATTCTGGACGTTATGAAGGATATGCAACAAAAACTCGGAACATCGATCATGCTGATTACCCATGACCTTGGTGTAGTTGCTGGTATGTGTGACCGTGTTGTTGTTATGAAGGAAGGCGAAGTGGTTGAGACAGGAACAACTGCCGAAATCTTTAGCAATCCTCAACATCCATACACGATTAAATTGCTGAACGCTCTACCACGCTTGGATGAGCCTAAGAAAGAAAAACCTGCACCGGCTGGTATTATCAAAGGTGCCAACAAGCCGCTAGTTCAAGTGAAAAACTTGAAACAATACTTCAATCTGGGTAAAGGTAACATTCTTAAGGCGGTTAATGATGTCAGCTTTGATATTTTTGAAGGCGAAACCCTTGGGGTTGTAGGCGAATCTGGTTGTGGTAAATCTACAACAGGTCGTACCATTCTGCGCCTTTATGAACCAACTGGCGGAAGTGTTAACTTTAACGGAACAGATATCTACAAGCTGTCTCCACGTAAGATGAAGGAAATGCGTAAAGACATGCAGATGATCTTCCAAGATCCATATGCATCCTTGAACCCTCGTTTTAACGTTATGGATATTATCGGTGAATCTCTAGATATCCACGGTTTGGCTTCCAGCCGGGCTGAGCGTAAAAAACGCGTTGAAGAACTGCTTGATCTGGTAGGCTTGAATCCAAGCCATGCGCTTCGTTACCCACATGAATTCTCTGGTGGTCAAAGACAACGGATCGGGATTGCCCGTGCCTTGGCTGTAGACCCTAAATTCATCATCTGTGACGAGCCTTTGTCTGCATTGGATGTATCGATCCAAGCTCAAGTTGTTAAATTGTTGGAAGAGCTCCAACAACGTCTTGGCTTGACATACCTCTTTATTGCACATGACTTGTCCATGGTTAAACATATCAGTGACCGCGTAGCGGTTATGTATATGGGTAAAGTGGTTGAGCTTGCTGAAAGTGAAGAGCTCTACGCTAATCCGATCCACCCTTATACGAAAACATTGTTGTCTGCAATTCCGGTACCTGATCCGGAAGTTGAAGCGAACAAACGTCGTATTTTGTTACCGGATGAGCAATCAGGCCCAATCCAGAATGCAGGTAGTGGCCCTGTAAACGATCCATATAACCTGGAAAATGCTCAATTAATTGAAGTTTCCAAAGGTCATTGGGTTTCAGAGCCTTACGTATAA